One Neovison vison isolate M4711 chromosome 2, ASM_NN_V1, whole genome shotgun sequence genomic window carries:
- the PLK3 gene encoding serine/threonine-protein kinase PLK3 has product MEPAAGLLSPRPFPRAAAPPAPPAGPGPPGSAVPGPEVEMVAGPPATDPGRLITDPSSGRTYFKGRLLGKGGFARCYEATDTETGNAYAVKVISQSRITKPHQREKILNEIELHRSLQHRHIVRFSHHFEDADNIYIFLELCSRKSLAHIWKARHTLLEPEVRYYLRQILSGLKYLHQRGILHRDLKLGNFFITENMELKMGDFGLATRLEPPEHRKKTICGTPNYVAPEVLQRQGHGPEADVWSLGCVMYTLLCGTPPFETVDLKETYRCIKQVHYTLPASLSLPARQLLSAILRASPQDRPSIDQILRHDFFTKGYTPERLPVSSCVTVPDLTPLNPARILFVKVTKSLFGRKKKSKNHPEERDEVSCLVNGLMRTSIGHQGARPEAPATSGPAPLSLVETAPEDSSPRGTLASSGDGFEEGLTVATVVESALCALRNCLAFMPPAEQNPAPLAQPEPLVWVSKWVDYSNKFGFGYQLSSRRVAVLFNNGTHMALSANRKTVHYNPTSTKHFSFSVGAVPRALQPQLGVLRYFASYMEQRLMKGGDLPSVEELEVPAPPLLLQWVKTDQALLMLFSDGTVQVNFYGDHTKLILSGWEPLLVTFVARNRSACTYLASHLRQLGCSPDLRQRLRYALQLLRDRCPA; this is encoded by the exons ATGGAGCCAGCCGCCGGCCTCCTATCCCCGCGCCCCTTCCCGCGTGCGGCCGCTCCGCCCGCGCCCCCTGCCGGACCCGGGCCGCCTGGAAGTGCAGTGCCGGGACCTGAAGTGGAGATGGTGGCTGGGCCACCCGCGACGGATCCAGGGCGCCTTATCACAGACCCGAGCAGCGGTCGCACCTACTTCAAAGGCCGCCTGTTGGGCAAG GGGGGCTTTGCCCGCTGCTATGAGGCCACTGACACAGAGACGGGCAACGCCTACGCGGTCAAAGTCATCTCGCAGAGCCGCATCACCAAGCCGCATCAGCGCGAGAAG ATCCTAAACGAGATTGAGCTGCACCGCAGCCTGCAGCACCGCCACATCGTGCGTTTCTCGCACCACTTTGAGGATGCGGACAACATATACATTTTCCTGGAGCTCTGCAGCCGAAAG TCCCTGGCCCACATCTGGAAGGCCCGGCACACTCTCTTGGAACCAGAGGTGCGCTATTACCTGCGCCAGATCCTTTCCGGACTCAAGTACTTGCACCAGCGAGGCATCCTGCATCGAGACCTCAAGCTGG GGAATTTTTTTATCACCGAGAACATGGAACTGAAGATGGGGGACTTTGGGCTGGCAACCCGGTTGGAACCCCCGGAGCATAGGAAGAA AACCATCTGTGGCACCCCCAACTATGTGGCTCCAGAAGTGCTGCAGAGACAGGGCCATGGCCCTGAGGCAGACGTGTGGTCCCTGGGCTGTGTCAT GTACACACTGCTGTGTGGGACTCCCCCCTTTGAGACAGTTGACTTGAAGGAGACGTATCGCTGCATCAAACAGGTTCACTACACACTGCCCGCCAGCCTCTCACTGCCTGCCCGGCAGCTTCTGTCTGCCATCCTTCGAGCCTCGCCCCAAGACCGCCCCTCAATCGATCAGATCCTGCGCCATGACTTCTTTACCAAG GGCTACACCCCCGAACGGCTCCCTGTCAGCAGCTGTGTGACAGTCCCAGACCTGACACCCCTTAACCCAGCTAGGATCCTATTTGTCAAAGTTACCAAGAGCCTCTTTGGCAGGAAGAAGAAGA GTAAAAACCATCCTGAGGAGCGGGACGAGGTCTCCTGTTTGGTGAACGGCCTCATGCGGACGTCCATCGGCCATCAAGGTGCCAGGCCAGAG GCTCCAGCAACTTCCGGCCCTGCCCCCCTCAGCTTGGTAGAGACAGCGCCTGAAGACAGCTCACCCCGTGGGACCCTGGCGAGCAGTGGAGATG GGTTTGAAGAAGGTCTGACTGTGGCCACAGTCGTGGAGTCAGCCCTCTGTGCTCTGAGAAACTGCTTGGCCTTCATGCCGCCGG CGGAACAGAACCCAGCTCCGCTTGCACAGCCAGAGCCTCTGGTATGGGTCAGCAAGTGGGTGGACTACTCCAACAAATTTGGCTTTGGGTATCAGCTGTCCAGCCGCCGTGTGGCTGTGCTTTTCAACAATGGCACACACATGGCCCTCTCAGCCAACAGAAA GACCGTGCACTACAACCCCACCAGCACAAAGCACTTCTCCTTCTCTGTGGGTGCTGTGCCTCGGGCCCTGCAGCCTCAGCTGGGTGTCCTCCGGTATTTTGCCTCCTACATGGAGCAGCGTCTCATGAAG GGTGGAGATCTGCCCAGTGTGGAAGAGCTGGAGGTGCCGGCACCCCCACTCCTGCTGCAGTGGGTCAAGACGGATCAGGCCCTCCTCATGCTGTTCAGTGATGGCACTGTCCAG GTAAACTTCTATGGAGACCACACCAAGCTGATCCTCAGTGGCTGGGAGCCCCTGCTTGTGACTTTTGTGGCGCGTAATCGCAGTGCTTGTACTTACCTCGCTTCCCACCTCCGGCAGCTGGGCTGCTCCCCAGACCTGCGGCAGCGGCTCCGCTATGCTCTGCAGCTGCTCCGGGACCGCTGCCCAGCCTAG
- the DYNLT4 gene encoding dynein light chain Tctex-type 4 isoform X2 encodes MAGRPVPPGRQEEETTKDPGLKLSPVRPPGHLPSIDEARLAGLGPSSRRGSVLGPASSFSRRNSLAGPGAGPGGRRPSLGPVPPLSSRVSFSGLPLAPLRRLAPSYRMEPAPGERWEASRMQHSMEATLAARLGNAHYAGAEVGPLARELCELVRVRLRELCPPRYKLVCNVVLGPRAGQGVHVVSRALWDTEHDGLASAAFTNASLFAVAVVHGLYCE; translated from the coding sequence ATGGCTGGCAGGCCTGTGCCCCCCGGACGCCAGGAGGAGGAAACTACCAAAGACCCTGGGCTGAAACTATCACCGGTGAGGCCTCCAGGCCACCTGCCCAGTATTGATGAGGCCCGACTAGCAGGTCTGGGCCCGTCCTCCCGCcgtggctctgtgctgggcccagCCTCCTCCTTCTCACGTCGCAACTCGCTGGCGGGACCCGGGGCAGGTCCTGGGGGTCGGCGACCATCTCTGGGCCCAGTGCCTCCTCTGAGTTCAAGGGTTAGCTTCTCGGGGTTGCCCCTGGCCCCCCTCCGTCGGCTGGCGCCCTCCTACCGCATGGAGCCCGCGCCCGGGGAGCGCTGGGAGGCCAGCCGCATGCAGCACTCGATGGAAGCGACGCTGGCCGCCCGGCTGGGCAACGCGCACTACGCGGGTGCCGAGGTGGGGCCTCTGGCTCGCGAGCTGTGCGAGCTGGTGCGTGTGCGCCTGCGTGAACTCTGTCCCCCGCGCTACAAGCTCGTGTGCAACGTGGTGCTAGGGCCCCGCGCCGGCCAGGGTGTGCACGTCGTCAGCCGTGCGCTCTGGGACACCGAGCACGACGGGCTGGCCTCCGCCGCCTTCACCAATGCCTCCCTCTTCGCCGTGGCTGTAGTGCACGGGCTCTACTGTGAGTGA
- the DYNLT4 gene encoding dynein light chain Tctex-type 4 isoform X1: MGYKDGQFLASCPSAGLPVGRSMAGRPVPPGRQEEETTKDPGLKLSPVRPPGHLPSIDEARLAGLGPSSRRGSVLGPASSFSRRNSLAGPGAGPGGRRPSLGPVPPLSSRVSFSGLPLAPLRRLAPSYRMEPAPGERWEASRMQHSMEATLAARLGNAHYAGAEVGPLARELCELVRVRLRELCPPRYKLVCNVVLGPRAGQGVHVVSRALWDTEHDGLASAAFTNASLFAVAVVHGLYCE; encoded by the coding sequence ATGGGGTACAAAGATGGCCAGTTTCTGGCATCCTGTCCCAGTGCGGGTCTTCCAGTTGGCAGGTCCATGGCTGGCAGGCCTGTGCCCCCCGGACGCCAGGAGGAGGAAACTACCAAAGACCCTGGGCTGAAACTATCACCGGTGAGGCCTCCAGGCCACCTGCCCAGTATTGATGAGGCCCGACTAGCAGGTCTGGGCCCGTCCTCCCGCcgtggctctgtgctgggcccagCCTCCTCCTTCTCACGTCGCAACTCGCTGGCGGGACCCGGGGCAGGTCCTGGGGGTCGGCGACCATCTCTGGGCCCAGTGCCTCCTCTGAGTTCAAGGGTTAGCTTCTCGGGGTTGCCCCTGGCCCCCCTCCGTCGGCTGGCGCCCTCCTACCGCATGGAGCCCGCGCCCGGGGAGCGCTGGGAGGCCAGCCGCATGCAGCACTCGATGGAAGCGACGCTGGCCGCCCGGCTGGGCAACGCGCACTACGCGGGTGCCGAGGTGGGGCCTCTGGCTCGCGAGCTGTGCGAGCTGGTGCGTGTGCGCCTGCGTGAACTCTGTCCCCCGCGCTACAAGCTCGTGTGCAACGTGGTGCTAGGGCCCCGCGCCGGCCAGGGTGTGCACGTCGTCAGCCGTGCGCTCTGGGACACCGAGCACGACGGGCTGGCCTCCGCCGCCTTCACCAATGCCTCCCTCTTCGCCGTGGCTGTAGTGCACGGGCTCTACTGTGAGTGA
- the BTBD19 gene encoding BTB/POZ domain-containing protein 19 isoform X1, whose product METPGLVVHGEAASFSTALRSLLNNPQYSDVCFVVGQERQEVFAHRCLLACRCNFFQRLLGPKLGPGMPSPVVLSSVPADAFLAVLEFLYANSVRLHRHSVLEVLTAAVEYGLEELRELCLEFVVKVLDVELVCEALQVAVTFGLGPLQERCIAFIETHTQEALRTRGFLELSAPALLPLLRSDKLCVDEAELVLAARSWARVGAAVLERPVAEVAAPVVRELRLALLAPAELSALEEQNQREPLIPVEQIVEAWKCHALRRGDAARGTPCRRRRGTLPREHHCFLDLPFK is encoded by the exons atggagaCCCCAGGACTGGTTGTGCACGGGGAGGCTGCGTCCTTCTCCACAGCACTCCGAAGCCTTCTCAACAATCCCCAATACAG TGATGTATGCTTTGTGGTCGGTCAAGAACGGCAGGAGGTGTTCGCCCACCGGTGCTTGCTGGCCTGTAGATGCAACTTCTTCCAACGACTTCTGGGCCCAAAGCTGGGCCCTGGGATGCCCAGCCCCGTGGTACTAAGCTCCGTGCCGGCAGATGCCTTCCTGGCAGTGCTGGAGTTCCTGTATGCCAACAGTGTCAGGCTGCACCGCCACTCT GTGCTGGAGGTGCTGACAGCAGCTGTGGAATATGGGCTGGAGGAACTACGAGAG CTGTGCCTGGAGTTTGTGGTGAAGGTGCTGGATGTGGAGCTGGTTTGTGAGGCCTTGCAG GTTGCCGTAACCTTTGGCCTGGGACCGCTGCAGGAGCGCTGCATAGCCTTCATAGAGACCCACACCCAG GAGGCGCTCCGGACCCGCGGCTTCTTGGAGCTGTCGGCGCCCGCGTTGCTGCCCCTGCTGCGTAGCGACAAGCTCTGTGTAGACGAAGCTGAGCTCGTCCTGGCTGCCCGGAGCTGGGCGCGCGTGGGCGCG GCCGTGCTGGAGCGGCCTGTGGCCGAGGTGGCGGCCCCGGTGGTGCGGGAGCTGAGACTGGCCTTATTAGCCCCGGCGGAGCTGAGCGCCCTGGAAGAGCAGAACCAGCGGGAGCCGCTCATCCCG GTGGAGCAGATCGTGGAGGCCTGGAAGTGCCACGCTCTGAGGAGAGGGGATGCGGCCCGGGGCACCCCGTGCCGCCGCCGGAGGGGAACCCTGCCACGGGAGCATCATTGCTTTCTGGACCTGCCCTTTAAGTGA
- the BTBD19 gene encoding BTB/POZ domain-containing protein 19 isoform X2 encodes METPGLVVHGEAASFSTALRSLLNNPQYSDVCFVVGQERQEVFAHRCLLACRCNFFQRLLGPKLGPGMPSPVVLSSVPADAFLAVLEFLYANSVRLHRHSVLEVLTAAVEYGLEELRELCLEFVVKVLDVELVCEALQVAVTFGLGPLQERCIAFIETHTQAVLERPVAEVAAPVVRELRLALLAPAELSALEEQNQREPLIPVEQIVEAWKCHALRRGDAARGTPCRRRRGTLPREHHCFLDLPFK; translated from the exons atggagaCCCCAGGACTGGTTGTGCACGGGGAGGCTGCGTCCTTCTCCACAGCACTCCGAAGCCTTCTCAACAATCCCCAATACAG TGATGTATGCTTTGTGGTCGGTCAAGAACGGCAGGAGGTGTTCGCCCACCGGTGCTTGCTGGCCTGTAGATGCAACTTCTTCCAACGACTTCTGGGCCCAAAGCTGGGCCCTGGGATGCCCAGCCCCGTGGTACTAAGCTCCGTGCCGGCAGATGCCTTCCTGGCAGTGCTGGAGTTCCTGTATGCCAACAGTGTCAGGCTGCACCGCCACTCT GTGCTGGAGGTGCTGACAGCAGCTGTGGAATATGGGCTGGAGGAACTACGAGAG CTGTGCCTGGAGTTTGTGGTGAAGGTGCTGGATGTGGAGCTGGTTTGTGAGGCCTTGCAG GTTGCCGTAACCTTTGGCCTGGGACCGCTGCAGGAGCGCTGCATAGCCTTCATAGAGACCCACACCCAG GCCGTGCTGGAGCGGCCTGTGGCCGAGGTGGCGGCCCCGGTGGTGCGGGAGCTGAGACTGGCCTTATTAGCCCCGGCGGAGCTGAGCGCCCTGGAAGAGCAGAACCAGCGGGAGCCGCTCATCCCG GTGGAGCAGATCGTGGAGGCCTGGAAGTGCCACGCTCTGAGGAGAGGGGATGCGGCCCGGGGCACCCCGTGCCGCCGCCGGAGGGGAACCCTGCCACGGGAGCATCATTGCTTTCTGGACCTGCCCTTTAAGTGA